In Candidatus Cloacimonadaceae bacterium, a single window of DNA contains:
- a CDS encoding phage portal protein: MRVMRLGGYNLAISSAAELLDTKYKPEPIDLSKCSRVGKQLISKAAETKKVVSQPYSMSNLLNLLDTDEYHSGCVDALSMATVMEFDCKNSQVKSWMEAAEFPACEDQTTILAEMIKFYLACGNGFLIKMRNAQGQWMGLERMLPSEVQIVENYDEFGFFRPNYIQVKNNQKKDFAYADIIHIKKSTHKSNAWGLGCLPIAINVEILSEIKTFDYNNFKNGLMIDYFVIVEGGTLRDGTVTDEQGNEVLTDAYTEIEKALIEVKGNAKSHSTVLIESESRDVKIRLEPLRQQDREGGFLTLKKDLREGIFAYHRVPARIVSQLIPGQLGGDNKSDMLMFYHFVVKPLQNRLALTLAIEFNFEFGWNVTPEDFNFGNLTEKLQSADEQLFMQNRNFGGK; the protein is encoded by the coding sequence ATGAGAGTAATGCGACTGGGTGGATACAACCTGGCTATCAGCTCTGCTGCTGAACTCCTGGATACCAAGTATAAGCCTGAGCCGATTGACTTATCCAAGTGCAGCCGGGTCGGGAAGCAACTGATCTCTAAGGCTGCCGAGACCAAGAAGGTCGTATCACAGCCCTATTCAATGAGCAATCTGCTCAATCTCCTGGATACCGATGAGTACCATTCCGGTTGTGTGGATGCATTGTCTATGGCAACCGTAATGGAGTTCGACTGCAAAAATAGCCAGGTTAAGTCATGGATGGAAGCTGCCGAGTTCCCTGCCTGCGAAGACCAGACTACCATCCTGGCAGAGATGATCAAGTTCTATCTGGCCTGTGGGAACGGCTTCCTAATCAAGATGCGTAATGCCCAAGGACAGTGGATGGGACTTGAGAGGATGCTTCCCTCTGAAGTGCAGATTGTGGAAAACTATGACGAGTTCGGCTTCTTTCGCCCCAACTACATCCAAGTGAAGAACAACCAGAAGAAAGACTTTGCTTATGCCGATATCATCCACATCAAGAAGAGCACTCACAAGAGCAATGCCTGGGGCCTGGGCTGCCTTCCTATAGCAATCAATGTCGAGATACTCTCTGAGATCAAGACCTTCGACTACAACAACTTCAAGAACGGTCTGATGATCGACTATTTCGTGATCGTGGAAGGTGGGACTCTTAGGGACGGAACAGTGACTGATGAGCAGGGCAATGAAGTCCTGACCGATGCTTATACCGAGATCGAGAAGGCACTGATCGAAGTGAAAGGCAATGCCAAGAGCCACTCCACAGTGCTGATCGAGAGTGAAAGCCGGGACGTAAAGATACGCCTCGAGCCACTGCGTCAGCAGGATAGAGAGGGCGGCTTCCTCACTCTCAAGAAAGACTTACGAGAAGGTATCTTCGCTTATCACCGGGTCCCGGCAAGGATTGTCTCACAGCTTATCCCAGGGCAGCTTGGTGGCGATAACAAGAGTGATATGCTGATGTTCTACCACTTCGTAGTCAAACCGCTGCAGAACCGCCTCGCACTCACTTTGGCAATAGAGTTCAACTTTGAGTTCGGATGGAATGTCACTCCGGAAGACTTCAACTTCGGTAATCTCACCGAGAAGCTCCAGTCTGCGGATGAGCAGCTCTTTATGCAGAACAGGAACTTCGGAGGTAAGTAA
- a CDS encoding XkdF-like putative serine protease domain-containing protein encodes MNIFGTKSRIVKKGELRNVEVELVSLLFDEMNPANQKGFVVKNASGRSFEHKINSTKFKSETSGTQGRLYVTLMEPNIHDSQGDYYTREEIQKSWDHFAKHGLVGKCDVNHNLQPVPEFTVVENYILKTSDREHFPDAKVGSWVQVLKCENLQSELWQKVEKGEFNGVSIYGRADDYSGTEASLAEIKNELGSLRKVAELNNNGEMQKGINAITERITELEKSSGTVIVSEAIKSIEKSLKDLSVTMTRAISKSIPGEPDGNQMNADKEVMIDGNKIVVKASHREIYKGISDVDSGKAMNILNANTTSLFIDEVIGSQPDDTLSDISIIPLLKDEKIDAGLIDDLVFKNSLDGALTAQTVATADLSVPTGILNAEFTLGRDVVEFYKDKYGEDAFGAYVENHIAKKTEKAIRLLIFKGDRVSATAKLKGLDGVIKLATTATDVTNLSKTTYTDWAKRFEAALLAFSDEMLEEQENFKFYVSQKDLIRIRAELAKRETGAGDRLLLEGGNVSFAGIPVKPRLMTDDYIIGGLPKFIIIGYRTDAELKVEHHGADWKYHWYIRIRPGITYISGFVKVFKLTT; translated from the coding sequence GTGAATATCTTCGGAACTAAGAGCAGGATCGTCAAGAAGGGCGAACTGCGTAATGTGGAAGTCGAACTCGTCTCGCTCCTCTTTGACGAGATGAACCCGGCTAACCAGAAAGGCTTTGTGGTCAAGAATGCCAGTGGCAGAAGCTTTGAACACAAGATCAACTCCACCAAGTTCAAGAGTGAAACATCAGGCACTCAGGGACGGCTTTACGTCACTCTGATGGAACCCAACATCCATGATTCCCAGGGTGACTATTACACCCGGGAAGAGATTCAGAAGTCCTGGGATCACTTCGCCAAGCACGGCTTAGTCGGCAAGTGCGATGTGAATCACAATCTGCAGCCTGTCCCTGAGTTTACAGTCGTTGAGAACTACATCCTCAAGACCAGTGACCGTGAGCATTTTCCCGATGCTAAGGTCGGCTCTTGGGTACAAGTCCTCAAGTGCGAAAACCTCCAGAGTGAGCTCTGGCAGAAGGTCGAGAAAGGTGAGTTCAATGGTGTCTCCATCTATGGACGGGCTGATGACTACAGCGGTACCGAAGCCAGCCTTGCCGAGATCAAGAACGAACTGGGCAGCCTGCGTAAGGTAGCGGAACTGAACAACAACGGCGAGATGCAGAAAGGCATCAATGCCATCACAGAGCGCATCACCGAGCTTGAGAAGAGCAGTGGTACCGTAATCGTATCTGAAGCCATCAAGAGCATCGAGAAGAGCCTGAAAGACCTCTCGGTCACCATGACCAGAGCGATCTCTAAAAGCATCCCCGGTGAGCCGGATGGCAATCAGATGAATGCTGATAAAGAAGTCATGATCGATGGTAACAAGATTGTGGTCAAGGCTTCGCACCGGGAGATCTACAAAGGTATCTCTGATGTGGATTCCGGTAAAGCCATGAACATCCTCAATGCCAATACTACCTCTCTGTTTATCGATGAGGTGATCGGTAGCCAACCTGATGATACCCTCTCCGATATCTCGATCATTCCGCTACTCAAGGATGAGAAGATCGATGCCGGACTGATCGATGACCTGGTCTTCAAGAACAGCCTGGATGGTGCTCTGACGGCTCAGACGGTAGCCACAGCCGATCTCTCTGTCCCCACCGGTATCCTCAATGCCGAGTTCACCTTAGGCAGGGATGTGGTTGAGTTCTATAAGGACAAGTACGGTGAGGATGCCTTCGGTGCCTATGTAGAGAACCATATCGCCAAGAAGACCGAGAAGGCTATCCGTCTGCTCATCTTCAAGGGTGACCGGGTCTCTGCCACCGCCAAGCTAAAAGGTCTGGATGGTGTGATCAAGCTGGCAACTACGGCAACCGATGTCACCAACCTCTCCAAGACCACCTATACCGACTGGGCAAAACGCTTTGAAGCCGCTCTCCTGGCTTTCTCGGATGAGATGTTGGAAGAGCAGGAGAACTTCAAGTTCTATGTCAGTCAGAAAGACCTGATCCGCATCCGAGCCGAACTTGCCAAGCGTGAGACCGGAGCCGGAGACCGCCTGCTGCTGGAAGGTGGCAACGTATCCTTTGCTGGTATCCCTGTAAAGCCCCGTCTCATGACTGATGACTACATCATCGGTGGACTGCCCAAGTTCATCATTATCGGATACAGAACTGATGCCGAACTCAAAGTCGAACACCATGGCGCGGACTGGAAGTACCACTGGTACATCCGTATCCGTCCCGGCATTACCTACATCTCCGGCTTCGTGAAAGTCTTCAAGTTAACCACCTAA